Proteins from a genomic interval of Flammeovirgaceae bacterium SG7u.111:
- a CDS encoding sulfatase yields MKYPVFFYGGLFCFFLLFSSCSSKEDVADTQKPNVLFICVDDLRPELGCYGKDYIHSPNLDNFAQKGILFKKHFVSVPTCGASRHSLLTGRLPQSLDDIKNSASVKALTGKPEGELPETFIHQLRRNGYYTVGIGKITHHPDGRVYGYTEPVSDKWELPHSWDEMLLDSKKWGSGHNSFFGYADGSNRNTLKGQVKPYEKAEVGDEGYIDGIIAQQAIGKLQELKGKGQPFFLGLGFFKPHLPFTAPAKYWDLYEREDIPLTPNNYLPKNVHRSSLQTMGEFNNYKLGEEKATLDSALSDEYSRKLGHAYAACVSYIDAQIGKVLKELDDLGLAENTIVVVWGDHGWHLGDHRVWGKHTLMDRAVHSTLMMHVPNKGGKQIEKVVGTVDIYPTLMELCAIPMPYETKGRSLLPLIENPASENWEEAAYSYYKGGLSLRTAQYRLNKYYRKEKPVLELFDQLNDPNGTENVIEMHPEVEAELMPLLEKGYTGVYGE; encoded by the coding sequence ATGAAGTACCCAGTATTTTTTTATGGGGGGCTTTTTTGCTTTTTCCTCCTGTTTTCTTCTTGTTCTTCAAAAGAAGACGTTGCCGATACCCAAAAGCCAAATGTACTCTTCATCTGCGTGGACGATCTTCGCCCTGAGTTGGGTTGCTATGGCAAAGATTACATTCATTCTCCTAACCTTGATAACTTTGCCCAAAAGGGAATTCTTTTCAAAAAACATTTTGTCTCCGTGCCCACTTGCGGAGCTTCTCGCCACAGTTTGCTTACTGGAAGGCTGCCACAATCGCTGGATGATATTAAAAACAGTGCTTCGGTAAAAGCCTTGACAGGAAAGCCTGAAGGGGAATTGCCTGAGACATTTATTCATCAGTTAAGAAGAAACGGCTATTATACAGTGGGGATCGGTAAAATCACCCATCATCCTGACGGGCGGGTGTATGGCTATACCGAGCCAGTGAGCGATAAATGGGAGCTTCCGCATAGCTGGGATGAAATGTTGCTGGATTCGAAGAAATGGGGCTCGGGGCACAATTCCTTTTTTGGCTATGCCGATGGATCGAACCGAAATACACTAAAAGGGCAGGTGAAGCCCTACGAAAAAGCCGAGGTGGGGGATGAAGGCTATATAGATGGTATCATTGCCCAGCAAGCCATTGGAAAGTTACAAGAATTGAAGGGAAAAGGGCAGCCTTTTTTCCTTGGTCTAGGCTTTTTCAAACCTCATTTACCATTCACTGCGCCTGCCAAATACTGGGATTTGTACGAGCGAGAAGACATTCCGCTTACGCCTAACAATTATCTCCCTAAAAATGTCCATAGGAGCAGTTTGCAAACCATGGGCGAGTTCAATAATTATAAATTGGGCGAAGAAAAAGCTACATTGGACTCGGCTCTTTCAGATGAGTATTCCAGAAAACTGGGACATGCGTATGCGGCTTGTGTAAGTTACATAGATGCTCAAATAGGAAAGGTTTTGAAGGAACTGGATGACCTAGGTTTGGCAGAAAATACGATAGTGGTAGTTTGGGGCGACCACGGTTGGCACCTCGGCGACCACAGGGTTTGGGGCAAGCATACACTGATGGACAGGGCAGTTCATTCTACGCTGATGATGCATGTTCCGAACAAAGGAGGGAAGCAAATAGAAAAAGTAGTAGGCACTGTCGATATTTACCCAACGCTGATGGAATTGTGCGCAATCCCGATGCCTTATGAAACCAAAGGAAGAAGCTTGCTCCCGCTGATAGAAAACCCTGCTTCCGAAAACTGGGAAGAAGCTGCTTATAGCTATTATAAAGGAGGACTTTCCCTCAGAACGGCTCAATACAGGCTAAATAAATATTACCGTAAAGAAAAACCAGTATTGGAGTTGTTTGACCAATTAAACGACCCAAATGGGACTGAAAACGTGATTGAAATGCATCCTGAAGTAGAAGCTGAATTAATGCCATTGCTAGAAAAAGGGTATACGGGAGTGTATGGAGAGTGA